One part of the Oceanihabitans sp. IOP_32 genome encodes these proteins:
- the der gene encoding ribosome biogenesis GTPase Der codes for MSNIVAIVGRPNVGKSTFFNRLIQRREAIVDATSGVTRDRHYGKSDWNGKEFSLIDTGGYVLGSDDIFEAEIDKQVELAIEEADAIIFMVDVESGVTGMDEDVAKLLRKVDKPVFLAVNKVDNAKRAQDAVEFYSLGLGEYYTIASISGSGTGDLLDALVEALPETKEVEEDVLPRFAVVGRPNAGKSSFINALIGEDRYIVTDIAGTTRDSIDTKYNRFGFEFNLVDTAGIRRKAKVKDDLEFYSVMRSVRAIEHADVCLLVMDATRGFDGQVQNIFWLAERNRKGIVVLVNKWDLVEKDHKSMKEYEKAIRKEMEPFTDVPIVFISVLNKQRIFKAIETAVEVYKNRSKRIKTSELNEIFLPLIENYPPPAYKGKYVKIKYVMQLPTPQPQFVFFCNLPQYVKDGYKRFLENKLREHFNFTGVPISVYMRKK; via the coding sequence ATAGTAGCAATAGTAGGTCGTCCAAACGTAGGTAAATCTACATTTTTTAATCGATTAATTCAGCGAAGGGAAGCCATAGTTGATGCCACAAGTGGTGTTACGAGAGATCGACATTATGGAAAAAGTGATTGGAACGGTAAAGAGTTCTCATTAATCGATACTGGCGGATATGTTTTAGGAAGTGACGATATTTTTGAAGCTGAAATCGACAAACAAGTAGAGTTAGCTATTGAAGAAGCCGACGCCATTATTTTTATGGTTGACGTCGAGTCTGGTGTTACTGGAATGGATGAAGATGTGGCTAAATTATTGCGAAAGGTTGATAAGCCCGTTTTTCTTGCTGTAAATAAAGTAGATAACGCCAAACGTGCCCAAGATGCTGTAGAGTTTTATTCACTTGGACTGGGTGAATACTACACTATCGCCAGTATTAGCGGAAGCGGAACAGGTGATCTTTTAGACGCCTTAGTGGAAGCATTGCCAGAAACTAAGGAGGTTGAGGAGGATGTTTTACCACGATTTGCAGTAGTTGGTCGCCCAAACGCAGGTAAATCTTCTTTTATAAATGCATTAATTGGTGAAGATAGGTATATCGTTACCGATATTGCGGGAACAACAAGAGACTCTATCGATACCAAATACAACCGCTTCGGTTTCGAGTTTAATTTGGTTGATACAGCAGGAATTCGACGAAAGGCTAAGGTAAAGGACGATTTAGAATTTTACTCAGTTATGCGTAGTGTGCGAGCTATAGAGCATGCCGACGTTTGCTTGTTGGTTATGGACGCTACACGAGGTTTTGATGGGCAAGTGCAAAATATTTTCTGGTTGGCAGAACGCAATCGAAAAGGTATCGTTGTTCTAGTGAACAAATGGGATTTGGTGGAAAAAGACCATAAATCTATGAAAGAATACGAAAAAGCCATTAGAAAAGAAATGGAACCTTTTACCGATGTGCCTATCGTTTTTATTTCCGTGCTTAACAAGCAACGAATTTTTAAAGCTATTGAAACCGCTGTAGAGGTTTACAAAAACAGAAGCAAAAGGATAAAAACAAGTGAGTTAAATGAGATTTTCTTACCGTTAATAGAAAACTATCCGCCGCCGGCATACAAAGGCAAATATGTAAAAATTAAGTATGTTATGCAATTGCCTACACCGCAACCTCAATTTGTGTTTTTTTGTAATTTACCACAGTATGTAAAAGATGGTTATAAGCGTTTTCTTGAAAATAAACTGCGTGAGCATTTCAATTTTACAGGTGTGCCCATTAGTGTTTATATGAGGAAGAAGTAA
- a CDS encoding TPM domain-containing protein encodes MPHLVFIITSVFKAPHLFKAVLLALFACNISFAQFDVPEIPKFQTSVYDYTNLLSEFQKNSLEEKLIKYSDTTSTQIVVAIIESTNGENINYLGAHWIDKWGIGQKGKDNGILVLLALTDKRIGINTGYGVEHLLTDALSKRIIERDIIPYFKVNDYYGGLNRGVESIFEVLKGEYQGTRQSNPSTEIPIGFIVVVIFILLLLLLSFFKNRKNGGKGGGGFNGHDRDGMSLLEALILSNAGRGSYRGSSGGFGGGGFGGGGFGGGFGGGSGGGGGASGGW; translated from the coding sequence ATGCCACATTTAGTTTTCATTATTACATCTGTTTTTAAAGCCCCCCACCTTTTCAAAGCAGTACTTCTTGCACTTTTTGCCTGTAATATTTCTTTTGCGCAATTTGATGTCCCTGAAATACCTAAGTTTCAAACAAGTGTTTACGATTACACCAATTTGCTTTCAGAATTTCAAAAAAATAGCTTAGAAGAGAAGCTTATAAAATATTCAGATACGACATCTACTCAAATAGTTGTCGCTATTATAGAGTCGACAAATGGCGAGAACATTAACTATTTGGGCGCTCATTGGATTGATAAATGGGGTATTGGTCAAAAAGGGAAAGACAATGGCATACTGGTACTCTTAGCGTTAACCGATAAAAGAATAGGAATTAATACAGGTTATGGTGTGGAACATCTTTTAACTGATGCCTTATCTAAACGCATTATAGAACGCGATATTATACCATATTTTAAAGTCAATGATTATTATGGAGGCTTAAATCGGGGTGTAGAATCTATTTTTGAAGTTCTAAAAGGTGAATATCAAGGCACTCGACAATCTAATCCTAGTACTGAAATCCCTATTGGTTTTATCGTTGTGGTTATTTTCATTTTACTACTACTGCTTTTATCCTTTTTTAAAAACCGTAAAAACGGAGGCAAAGGCGGAGGTGGATTTAATGGCCATGACCGGGATGGCATGAGTCTTTTAGAAGCGCTAATTTTAAGTAATGCTGGACGAGGATCTTACAGAGGTAGCTCTGGTGGTTTTGGTGGCGGTGGTTTTGGTGGCGGTGGCTTTGGAGGAGGCTTTGGCGGAGGTTCTGGCGGCGGAGGTGGCGCATCTGGTGGTTGGTAA
- a CDS encoding TPM domain-containing protein produces the protein MPNHIEAFLTPQEERDIIEAIRLAELNTSGEVKIHIEKTSNGDATNRALEVFHDLKMDNTKLKNGVLIYVAVKDKTFVIYGDIGINKVVPDDFWDSTKDVMQSHFKKGNFKQGLIEGVQKSGEQLKSYFPYSDSDTNELSNDISKG, from the coding sequence ATGCCAAACCATATTGAAGCCTTTTTAACTCCCCAAGAAGAACGTGATATTATTGAAGCCATTAGGTTAGCCGAATTAAACACCTCTGGCGAAGTAAAAATTCATATTGAAAAAACCTCGAATGGAGACGCCACAAACCGTGCTTTAGAGGTTTTTCACGACTTGAAAATGGACAATACCAAACTTAAAAATGGTGTGTTAATTTACGTTGCTGTTAAAGACAAAACCTTTGTAATTTATGGCGACATTGGCATAAACAAAGTTGTCCCAGATGATTTCTGGGATAGCACAAAAGATGTGATGCAATCGCATTTTAAAAAAGGAAACTTTAAACAAGGTTTAATTGAAGGTGTTCAGAAATCTGGAGAACAACTTAAATCTTATTTTCCATATTCAGACTCAGATACCAACGAGCTCTCTAACGATATTTCTAAAGGATAG
- a CDS encoding LemA family protein yields the protein MKKFLPWIIIAILAFAGYSWAKNFNNTAIDLSETATKSWANVESSYQRRNDLIGNLVKTVQGAADFEKSTLEAVINARAKATSINIDPSNITPDQLQEFNQAQSGLSSALSRLLVSVERYPDLKANQNFLELQAQLEGTENRINVARDRFNAAIEPYNKHIKRFPNSILAGIFNFEAMDYYKAEAGSELAPDVEFEF from the coding sequence ATGAAAAAATTTTTACCATGGATTATTATCGCTATTTTGGCTTTTGCAGGCTATTCTTGGGCGAAAAACTTTAATAATACCGCTATTGATTTAAGTGAAACAGCTACAAAATCTTGGGCTAATGTAGAAAGCAGTTACCAAAGGAGAAACGATTTGATTGGCAACTTAGTAAAAACGGTTCAAGGCGCAGCCGATTTTGAAAAGAGCACTCTAGAAGCGGTTATAAACGCGCGAGCCAAAGCGACTTCAATAAATATAGACCCTAGCAATATTACACCCGATCAGTTGCAAGAATTCAATCAAGCTCAAAGCGGATTAAGCAGTGCACTCTCACGCTTATTAGTAAGTGTAGAACGTTATCCAGACTTAAAAGCCAATCAAAACTTTTTAGAACTACAAGCGCAATTGGAAGGCACAGAAAACAGAATTAACGTGGCTAGAGATCGTTTTAATGCAGCCATAGAGCCTTATAACAAACATATTAAACGATTCCCTAATTCCATTTTAGCCGGGATTTTTAATTTCGAAGCCATGGATTACTACAAAGCAGAAGCAGGAAGTGAATTGGCTCCAGATGTAGAATTTGAATTTTAA
- a CDS encoding MerR family transcriptional regulator translates to MHIDLPEKRYYGIGEVAKAFHVNTSLIRFWEKEFDVLKPKKNAKGNRKFTPEDIQNLKLIYHLVKERGFTLEGAKTHLKEGKKETLTNFEIISKLENVKNQLIKIKNHL, encoded by the coding sequence ATGCATATAGATTTACCTGAAAAAAGATATTATGGTATTGGCGAGGTAGCCAAGGCCTTTCATGTAAACACTTCATTAATAAGATTTTGGGAGAAAGAATTTGATGTGCTTAAACCCAAAAAAAACGCCAAGGGCAATAGAAAGTTCACACCTGAAGACATACAAAATTTAAAATTGATATACCATCTCGTTAAAGAACGTGGTTTTACTTTAGAAGGCGCAAAAACGCATTTAAAAGAAGGTAAAAAAGAAACCCTAACCAATTTTGAAATTATTAGTAAACTTGAAAATGTAAAAAACCAATTGATTAAAATTAAAAATCACTTGTAA
- a CDS encoding M23 family metallopeptidase, with the protein MSKVKYYYDSETLSYRKIERKKRTTFAYASLFLLGTFLFSLIIFFIANLYVESPKEKALNRELQNMELQFQLLNKKMDEAEAVLANVAERDNNIYRVYFEANPIPEEQRRAGFGGINRYRDLEGFDNSKLIIESSKRLDILQKQIVVQSKSLDEITVLAEEKEILLSAIPAIQPVKNEDLTRMASGYGVRTDPFTKVKKMHWGMDFSAPTGTPIYAPGDGIVTRADSRSSGYGKHIRIDHGFGYVSLYAHLHKYNVKKNQKVKRGDIIGFVGNTGRSMGPHLHYEIYKDGKRINPINFYYGSLTAEEFNKLLESASQENQSLD; encoded by the coding sequence ATGAGTAAGGTAAAATATTATTACGATTCTGAAACGCTTTCCTATAGAAAAATTGAACGCAAAAAAAGGACAACATTTGCCTATGCTTCTTTATTTTTATTAGGCACATTTTTGTTTTCATTAATCATTTTTTTTATCGCCAATTTGTATGTTGAATCTCCTAAGGAAAAAGCATTAAATAGAGAGCTTCAAAATATGGAGTTGCAGTTTCAATTACTCAACAAAAAAATGGATGAAGCCGAAGCGGTTTTAGCAAATGTTGCCGAAAGGGACAACAATATTTACCGTGTATATTTTGAAGCAAACCCTATTCCTGAAGAACAAAGAAGAGCGGGTTTTGGAGGTATAAACCGATATAGAGATCTAGAGGGTTTCGACAATTCTAAACTCATTATTGAAAGTAGTAAGCGATTAGATATTTTACAAAAACAGATAGTAGTACAATCAAAATCACTTGATGAAATTACCGTTTTAGCTGAAGAAAAAGAAATCCTTTTAAGTGCTATACCCGCCATTCAACCTGTAAAAAATGAAGATTTAACTCGTATGGCCTCAGGTTACGGCGTACGAACCGATCCGTTTACCAAAGTTAAAAAAATGCATTGGGGTATGGATTTTTCTGCACCAACAGGAACCCCTATTTACGCTCCTGGCGATGGCATTGTTACTCGTGCAGATTCTAGATCTAGTGGCTACGGTAAACATATTAGAATAGACCACGGTTTTGGATACGTAAGTCTTTATGCTCACTTACATAAATACAATGTAAAAAAGAACCAAAAAGTAAAACGTGGCGACATTATTGGCTTTGTTGGCAATACTGGCCGATCTATGGGACCACATCTACATTACGAGATTTATAAAGACGGCAAACGTATTAACCCAATAAACTTTTACTACGGTAGTTTAACCGCAGAAGAGTTTAACAAATTGCTAGAAAGCGCGTCTCAAGAAAATCAATCTTTAGATTAA